From a single Falco peregrinus isolate bFalPer1 chromosome 10, bFalPer1.pri, whole genome shotgun sequence genomic region:
- the TMEM121 gene encoding transmembrane protein 121 — MVLPPPDKRHVCLTTIVIMTSMAFMDAYLVEQNQGPRKIGVCIIVLVGDICFLIVLRYVAVWVGAEVKTAKRGYAMILWFLYIFVLEIKLYFIFQNYKADKKNLETVARKALTLLLSICVPGLYLVLVALDSMEYIRTFRKKEDLRGRLFWVALDLLDILDIQANLWEPHRTGLPIWAEGLMFFYCYILLLILPCVSLSEISMQGEHIAPQKMMLYPVLSLVTINIVTIFIRAINMVLFQDSRVSTIFIGKNIIAIATKACTFLEYKRQVKEFPQNAIALELQQNSLSHNQTIHSTQGIPHEPSPTSEILDT, encoded by the coding sequence ATGGTGCTGCCGCCGCCTGACAAGCGTCACGTCTGTCTGACCACCATCGTCATCATGACCAGCATGGCCTTCATGGACGCCTACCTGGTGGAGCAGAACCAAGGCCCCCGCAAGATTGGCGTCTGCATCATTGTGCTGGTGGGGGACATCTGCTTCCTCATCGTGCTGCGCTACGTGGCAGTGTGGGTGGGGGCAGAGGTGAAGACGGCCAAGCGGGGCTATGCCATGATCCTGTGGTTCCTCTACATCTTCGTGCTGGAGATCAAACTGTATTTCATCTTTCAGAATTACAAAGCTGACAAGAAGAACCTGGAGACGGTGGCCAGGAAAGCCCTGACCCTGCTCCTCTCCATCTGTGTTCCGGGGCTCTACCTGGTGCTGGTGGCCTTGGACAGCATGGAGTACATACGGACCTTTCGGAAGAAAGAGGACTTGCGGGGACGCCTCTTCTGGGTGGCTCTTGACCTGCTGGATATCTTGGACATCCAGGCTAACCTGTGGGAGCCGCACAGGACCGGCCTGCCCATCTGGGCAGAGGGGCTCATGTTCTTCTACTGCTACATACTCCTCCTGATCCTGCCTTGCGTGTCCCTCAGTGAGATCAGCATGCAAGGGGAGCACATTGCCCCGCAAAAAATGATGCTCTACCCTGTCCTCAGCCTGGTCACCATTAACATCGTCACTATCTTCATCCGGGCCATCAACATGGTCTTGTTCCAGGACAGCAGGGTCTCCACCATCTTTATAGGCAAGAACATCATCGCCATCGCTACCAAGGCATGCACCTTCCTCGAGTACAAGCGGCAGGTGAAGGAGTTCCCCCAGAATGCCATCGCCCTGGAGCTCCAGCAGAACTCCCTCTCCCACAACCAGACCATCCACAGCACACAGGGCATCCCCCATGAGCCATCGCCCACCAGTGAGATCCTTGACACATGA